Part of the Salmo trutta chromosome 2, fSalTru1.1, whole genome shotgun sequence genome, TGTGTCGTGAGGCAGTGCATTACAGCCTGTACTCCCGCCTGCTCAGGACCAAACCTGTTGGCAGGATGGGGCAGGGTCAGAGTTCAGCGATGATATCACAGAGGTGGGTGGGCTGGGTAGGGTCCTGACGACAGCTTACCTGGTGTCGGTAGGGGTGGGGAGTTGCATTGGCACGAGGATGTACGTGGTTGCTGGGCTGGTTGCCAAGGATATGACAGGGCTGGGAGGGATCCTGTCCTTCATCATTGCTGCTGTGGCTTCTATACTGTCAGgtcagacatgcacacacaaacactgctgTGGCTTCTATACTgtcaggtcagacacacacacacacacacacacacacacacacacacacacacacacacacacacacacacacacacacacacacacacacactcagacacacacacacacacacacacacacacacacacacacacacacacacacacactgctgtggcTTCTATACTGTCAGgtcagacatgcacacacaaacactgctgTGGCTTCTATACTgtcaggtcagacacacacacacacacacacacacacacacacactgctgtggcTTCTATACTgtcaggtcagacacacacacacacacacacacacacacacacactgctgtggcTTCTATACTGTCAggtcagacacatacacacacacacacacacacacacacacacacacacacacacacacacacacacacacacacacacacacactgctgtggcTTCTATACTGTCAggtcagggacacacacacatattagtgTTTGTCGTAGTTTGACGTGTAtgtgtttaacctgggtcaaatgtGTGTCTCTCCTCAAGGTGTGTATTATGCAGAATTCCTCATGTGTGTCCCTAAAACAATAGTCAGCCTACATCTATAGCTACGTCACAGTGGGGGAGTGTTTTTCATTGACTGGAATCTGATCCTCGGGTACCTGATTGGTACAGAAACACCTGGGGACACTAAGAGGcctgggtgagtgagtgagtgagtgagtgtgggtatgtgtgtgtgtttgtacgacCAGATTGGATGGAGGATCAGACTCATTGATCTTTGATCCTGATAGCTCCAGCTATCAATCGAGCGGTGTTGCAAGTGAATCTGACAAGTCTGGTAGCTTCCACACAAGCCCTTCCTCGCTGTTGAAGAGGGTTCTGGGTTGGGGTTACTCCACCCTGAGTGTCTGCCTGGGGATTCCCAACGACTCAGTCCGTACCACCTCGTCCTCCGGTCTCATGGTGAcacactcctcctcttcctcctctcctctcctttctcgtCTGGGCCACCGTCATCTTCAGCGTGGAGCGAGGGACCAGAAAGTGCGACGCCGTTTCAGGGATTGTAGCGGGAAAAATTACAACCCTACTGGTGGTGGTTGTGCGCCAGCTGGAGAGTGGTCGGAGCCTGCCCTACTTGGCATCATGCGTGCCATTCATTCCCGCGGTGTCCATCTTGGTAAACTCTTACCTGATGTTGAAACTGTAGCCTCTCACCTGGGCATGCTTCGCTGTCTGGTGCACTCTGGGTATGTTACGCTGTGTCACTTCTACACTTGTCACTTTCTTCATGTGGAGAAGAGAGcttcctctatcccccctctctccctccattccccccctctccctccatcccccccctctccctccatcccccctctctccctccatcctccctctctcccccctctccctctatccctccatcccccctctctccctccatcccccctctctcccccctctccctctatcccccctctctctctccattcaccctctctccctccatcccccctctctccctccattcccccctctctccctccatcccccctctctccctccatccttcctctctccccccctctccctctatcccccctctctccctctatcccccctctctccctctatcccccctctctccctctatccccctctctccctctatccccctctctccctctatcccccctctcaccctccattccccctctctccctctatcccccctctctccctctatcccccctctctccctccattccccctctctccctctatcccccctctctccctctatccccctctctccctctatcccccctctctccctccattccccctctctccctctatcccccctctctccctctatccccctctctccctctatccccctctctccctccattccccctctctccctctatcccccctctctccctccatcccccctctctccctctatccctctctctccctctatcccccctctctccctctatccccctctctccctctatcccccctctctccctccatcccccctctctccctctatcccccctctctccctctatccccctctctccctccatcccccctctctccctctatcccccctctctccctctatcccccctctctccctctatcccccctctctccctccatcccccctctctccctctatcccccctctctccctctatccccctctctccctctatcccccctctctccctccatcccccctctctccctctatcccccctctctccctctatcccccctctctccctctatcccccctctctccctccatcccccctctctccctctatcccccctctctccctctatccccctctctccctctatccccccctctctccctctatccccctctctccctctatcccctctctccctctatccccctctctccctctatcccccctctctccctctatccccctctctcccccctctctccctctatcccctctctccctctatcccccctctctccctctatccccctctctccctctatcccccctctctccctctatcccccctctctccctctatccccctctctccctctatcccccctctctcctctatcccccctctctccctctatcccccctctctccctctatcccccctctctccctctatcccccctctctccctctatccccctctctccctctatcccccctctctccctctatcccccctctctccctctatccccctctctccctctatcccccctctctccctctatccccctctctccctctatcccccctctctccctctatccccctctctccctctccctccattccctctctccctctatcccccctctctccctctatcccccctctctccctccacccacaTGCATCTCTCTTTCCCCTTATTTTTCAGTATGAAGATTGCTCCCAGTACCAGAATCAATGAGGTTACTACTCCGGCCCTCAGAGCTCCACTAGGGGACCCAGGGGACAAACCAATCAGGGCTACACAGATCCAGGGACAAACCAATCAGGGCTACACAGATCCACAGGAAACCGAGGGCTCCTCTTATGAGTGACTGCTGCAATGGAACACACCCACTTCCTGGGTACTACATTCTTTGAAagaaaagtgctatctagaacctaaaacagTTATTCGGCTGTTCCCATACAGTAGGATAActatttgaagaaccctttttggttccaggtagaacccttttgggttccatgtaaaaccctttccacagagcattctacatggaacacacaaaagttcaacctggaaccaaaaaggcttctcctctggggacagccgaagaaccctttaggaACCCTTTTTTGAaagagtgtagaggagaggaagggtagagggCTCTTGAATCCCTCATCAACCCCTAGCCCTGCCCCTTACGATGTACACCAAAGGCACTTGAGTAGAcctgagaggacaggacaggtgaTCAATATGGCAATGATTCCACCTGGACTATCAAAGGGCAAAATATTGATACCTATCCAATCCTCTTAGATCTACAGTAGTGCCTAGAGGGTCGATTTCAGGGGAagcgagagagggaagagagaagagaaacccCCTCATCATGCTAGGGATGGACAGATGAGATGATTCAttaatgagtgagtgagtgaatgaataaACTTTATTGCCTTTTACAGAGATTACTCTTACATATTGAGTTTTCTGGTTGGAAAGAGTAAAGTTTATTTAACACTGCATTATTAACATACATCCAACATGCTGTGCATAAAATCAATCAACCAATAAATTATACTAGAGGAAGCATGCTCTCATAATACCTAATATTCTGACACCTCTGGTGTTGCATGGATGAGTTGGTTGAAAATATTTTTAGAGTTTGATAAGATGATAATTCAAAAATGAAAATATTTATTGTCGAAGAGTTGTAATGTTTGAAGAAAGAGTGACAGTGATCTGTGTTTTGCTGTTGCCTGATAAACTGTCAATAAAACAGTGAATAAAGTGAATAATTCGGAGAGAACAGCTGTCTGTTTTCCCTCACCACAGTACAACACTAGAACACAGAACATCAGTGGTGGAGATGAGGAGTGGAATTCTAGTGAACaggaagggaaaaggtgaggagGATGGTGCAACCTGGCCAGATTCCTGTCTGAGAGGATGTGAAGTCTCCGTCGACAGGATGAGGTCATGGTCAGGCCAGACATGTGAATGTCCAGATAGTGGATTATAAATTCTCTGCAGTTTACACTCTTCTTTACCTTCTGTTCGAGTTCCTGCCCGACTACATTGAATTGCATCAACCAATAGTTGGGTGCCATCTCATCGACTGTTCAGTTGGGCACCAGATTGCAatatcatatgatgtggttagctgatacactacattaccaaaaatatgtggacacctgatcatcgaacatctcattccaaaatcatgggcattaatatggagttggtcccccctttgctgctataacagcctccactcttctgggaaggcttttcacttgttgttggaacattgctgcggggacttgcttccattcaaccacgaGCATTATTGAGGTTGGGTACTGatattgggtgattaggcctggcttgcagtcagcgttccaattcatcccgaaggtgttcgatggggttgagttaCGGGCTCTGGGCAGgtcagttaagttcttccacaccgaactcgacaaaccatttctgtatggacctcgctttctgcacggggcattgtcatgctgaaacaggaaagggccttccccaagctgttgccacaaagttggaagcacataatcgtctagaatgtcagtgtatgctgtagcattaatatttcccttcactggaagtaaggggcctagcccaaaccatgaaaaacagccccataccattattcctcctccaccaaactttacagttggcactaggcGTTCGGGcatgtagtgttctcctggcatcagccaaaccctgatttgtccattggactgccagatggtgaagcgtgattcgtcattccagagaacgagtttccactgctccagagtccaatggcggcgagctttacaccactccagccgacatttggcattgcgcatggtgatcttaggcttgtgtgcagctgctcggccatggaaacacatttcatgaagctcccagacgaacagttctttttactcgcttcagcacttggcagtcccgttctgtgagcttgtgtcctaccacttcgcggctgagccgttgttactcctagacgtttccacttcacaataactgcacttacagttgaccggggaagctctagtaggacagaaatttgatgaactgacttgttggaaagggggcatcctatgacagtgccatgttgaaagtcactgagctcttcagtaaggccattctactgccaatgtttgtctatggagattgcatggcggtgtgctcaattttatacacctgttagcaacgggtgtggctgaaatagccgaatccactaaattGAAGGGGTGTTAAcagacttttgtatatatagtgtatgttaaaTAACTATGGAGGCGTTGTTAGATCTGGCATGCGTCTGCAATGTAGTTGTCCTAGAACTCCAACACTCACAAATGCACATTCTTACACATGTGCGCTCTTGGCGTGGTTGCCCGTGACTACGGCGGTAGCGGCAAGGTTGATGGGCGTGTCGGCGCCCCCTGCCTGTCTGGAGTAGTAGTAGCTGTTCTGCTGCCTCTGGGGGGTTGCCGAGGGGTCGTCACCGCAGCAACACAAAATCATGAAGCTCCCCAGGAGGCAGAGGGCGGAGCCGACCCATCCGGTGTACAGTGAGATGCCGAATGACATCAGACCCTCCTCTGCGTGAGCACCAATAGGAAACCAGATGGTCGACACCAATCCAcagagggctggggagagagagggcaggaggaagagggagaggaaggagagaaagagagttgagTCAGCTTTTGTCCCTCAACGGGGTCTGTCAGTCACAAGGCTGCTGACAGGGACTTCCTGTCCCACACAGGaagcaggaagagagagggtgATCTGAGGTCGTTACTAGTTACCACAGCAACAAAGTCATAAGCCTatttctataatttctcttcttaaaatctgatttgaaaccttagccaattttgactttgtggctgtggtaactagtgacaaccatgATCCGGTCCCATAGCCTCACACAACATAATTAATCCATATAGGATAACATTAAGTTGTGCATATGTGCATGTGgaatgtgtgtgtctttgtgtctcaCTCACCCACGATAAAGGTGAGAGCACCCCCGACCATGCCATGGCGTAGTTTGGTAGCGGGGATCTCATCTCCGAGTCTGACACAGGGCATGGACATCAGCACCAGCCCCATCGCAGGAAGACCCATTAGGCACGCACACACCATCAACGCACGACATGCCTGGATGTAtgctggagggggaggggagaggtagagagagatcaCAGCGATACCTGCcagtaaacattttttaaatgttgacTTTTGCATTCATAAATTGTTGAAAACCCAGAAATAACATAAGAGATATGCACAGTTTCCAGTAAGCCTTTATTGACTTACTTTTATTGAAGTCTGCAGGTTGGCTACAGATGTGGcccatctgcacacacacacacacacacacacactctctctctctctctctctctctctctctctctctctctctctctctctctctctcacctggcaGTGTGAGGATATGGTTGAGCGTGACACAGTGgtagagtgagggagagatgacACACTCTGCCCAGAGGCCTCGCGCGCCCAGCTCATCCATGCGCACACAGGTGGTGACAGTGTAGTCGCAGGTGCGCACCCAGTCGTTGGTGGCCGTGGCGATGATGATACCTACCCAGCCTGCAAAGCTGGCCCCGCTCCCACTCAGCTGTCTGCACACATGTGCCATGAAACACACTATCACAGGGATGCGCAATCAAAAATAAAtcactttcttttttcttttttttttaagaaaattatttttttaaatccagggGAAAAAACTGAACTAACCCAAAATATAGGTCTGTGAAAAATTTCGAAAAATATGAACTAATAAATGAACCAAGTAAAATGTGAAAGAATAAATACATTAAAACCAATTCATCACTAATTCAATTACTAATACATTCCGGAGAGGTTATAAGTTGTATAGTTCCACCTGGGTCCAACAGTGCGagaggggtgtgtgaggaggaCTGAACTTCAGAGAAATGCGCAGATTGAGTTTTATAGTAGAGGAAAAAAGTCTCAACCCAaactttcagccaatcagaagaAGGTATGTGGCGGCTAATGTaaaccagagactgatggatgcTAAGATGGTAAACtgctgtgtatttctgtgtgtgtgtgtgtggggggggggggggggggtcttcatGATTTATGATGCAGTTTTAGTCTTAAAAACAAATTTCAGCAGTGTTGAAATTCACTCTGGCTCCTGATTGATTTGGCATAAACACAGGTTGATTTAGCAATAATATGGCTGTGCTGCTTCAGAATTGTTGTCATGTCTGAACTTAGACATTGTTCTCCAGAGAAGCATCAGTGATATTAATATTAATAATTCATTTATCTTGTTCATTGTTTCCACACGAATAATGCAGCAGCAGTCTATCTATTAGCAAACCTGAATCATCAACTCCATCTAGTGGCTGAAGTTAGTAGTGAGATGGGTAATTTGTGAGCACAAAATATCACAATACCAAAACCCAGGCAATAAAACAATGTCCATAAGTTAATTTGATTTATTACAGAGTTTGAATAGGCAGGATAAGAGAAAAAATTAAATAATCTCACAAAACGACATGTTTTGTCAGATCATATATAAAACGTAATAATTTCTTTAGTTAAGACCTTATTTTCCACACAGTGATACAAACACTCTGTGTATCAACTGTGTATAATCAAAACAGATTTTACAGTTTTCATGTGACACCACATTCTAAAATAATTACCAAACAgacaaatacatactgtatattacaatCCTTCATGAAAATGTTTAAGATTTACACCCAATAGACTACATTATAAAATATGTACATAGACACAACAGAATATAACAAAATCCCCTTTCCTCTCTCAGTCGATAATCTCTTGAATTAATCTCTTGTTTCCCCCCCccttctctgccccctctctctcatcctctctcttttcttttgttttgttttttacccTCTTTTCTTCCCAATTGTGTGATATCTAATTgcgatccaattacgatcttgtctcattgctgcaactccaaaaagggctcaggagaggcgaaggtcgagtcatgcgtcctccgaaacatgacccaccaaatcgtgtttcttaacacccgcccgctgaACCCGGAAGCccgctgcaccaatgtgtcggaggaaacagtTCAACTGCCTGCAAGCGCTCggaccgccacaaggagtcgctagagcaagccccgccggccaaaccctcccctaacctggacgatgctgggccaattgtttgccgccctatgggactcccggtcaacGGCcgggttgtgacacagcctgggaacgaacccgggtctgtagtgacgcctcaagcactgcgatgcagtgccttagactgtccCCCCACCCTTcccttttttcctctctctatattctcctccacccaccctcccacctcacctccatctctccctctctatgtgtgtctgagtgtgttgaTGTGGGCACAGATCTTGAGTGCTGGTCCCAGTTTGATGTTCATGCTGGTCATCAGGTGGTCCTCAGTGAGCAGCAGCAGGGCCTGGCCGTCTATCTCCTGAACACGGAACGCCTCTGCAACCTCCACACAACCTAaagacaacatacacacacaggctatAACCTCCCCACAACCTAAAAACAACACACTCACAGGTTATAACCTCTCCACaaactaaaacaaacacacacacacaggttataaCCTGCCAACAACCTATAGCAGGAAGATGGGTGAATGTGTGTCCTTTTGTATATGTGTTTTACCTGGCAGTGTGTGTATAAAGTCCCAGACTTGCTCTACACTCCACTGTGCAGGTGTGGATTCAGTAGAGGTCACGATAGGGTTACTAGGGGTCATCGCTGGCTCTGATGCCCTCCTTGCCCTCCGTGCCGCTCTGCGCTCCAGCCTGGTCGTTATGGGAACAGCATGCCCTTCTTCCCCTTCGTAGTCACGGCGATGGGCGCTCCATATTTCGCGGGGCTAAAATAGATCATGTTACAGGAGATGGAACATGTGTGAACAGCTAGGTTTGAATTATAAAGGTGTATAAATGGTTATAACATGTTATAAAGCATCAAACCTGTATCACTGAGTGGTATTTGTTAAAAGTTGCAGCAATGTCAGAGTTGTAACTGTAACTGACCAGTCGCAGTAAGAGTGGCTTCCCAGGAACAGACTCCTCCTTGTTTATCTCAGAGCGCCGCCcctctggctggctgcctgcaCTCAGAGCTCGCACACGTTTAGACATCCCTACATtaagcctagagagagagagagagagagagagagagatagagaaaagagaagagagagagcgagagagagagagaggagagaagagagatgatgTGTCCTTTCTCTGAGCACTCTGGGGTTAAGATTTTCTCATATCTCACATCCTGTCTGAGCACCAACACCTGACCACAtcctgtgtgtgagggtgtgtttgtgtgtttatgaatGTGTGTACTGTACACATTTAGTAAATAGACTATGCTGTGTCTAGACAGAGAGAATACCTCATCTGTCATGGTCTTGTTTCTGTGTTCGGCCTATGGGAGTGTGACTCACCTGCGGGCACAGGAAGTGGAGCAGTATCTTTTGGAGCGGTGGAAGGAGTGGGCATGGCCTCTCTTCCCACAAGACTCACACTGTAACACccccctctgtctcgctctgttgCCTAGTGAAGTTTGGATTCAGAGGGAGAATTGAACTGAATATTGAATCGAATATTGATTCAGAAACAGGAGATTAAGGTGGCTTACCTGTCAGCGGGTCATCTGTGGCCACACCCACTTGTTCTGATTCGCTGGAATGTTCCGGTGGCTCTGGTGTGTCCGTCAATGGTAATAACTCCGCACCCTTTGTGTTCCCATTCTGGAAGACACCCTCCTGCCCTCCCAACAACAGAGATGAGCGGTTCACctgcacaggtacacacacacacacacacacacaggttatataTACTGTTAATGTCTAAGTATATGACACCAACTAGGCACCAGCTATATCCCGTGTAGGAAGAAGTATTTTactctaaagtgtgtgtgtgtgtgagtgtgtgtgtgtgtgtgtgtgtgtgtgtgtgtgtgtgtttaccgggAACGCCTGCAGCCCCTCCTGTATGACGAACCCCTCCACCAGGTGAGTTAAGACACGCCTCCCGCCCTCTGGCCACACCCTCTGTGTCCAAGGCTCGCGCTCTGATATTCTAAGGGTCTCAGAGCGGCTCTGTGATAGGCTGAGGGTCTCTGAGTGGGAGGGGCTAAcaggcaggagaggaggagggaagtcAGATGGAGGGGTGAGGCAGGGTGAGGCAGGGGGAGactgagaggagagactggacaagactggggggaggaagagagaggaggaagagttcACAACACTTGTTAGTTTCGAGTTCATTAATAGGCCAAGGCTAAAGGAAATGGTGTGTGTGACAGGAGGACAGCAGAGAGAATCTGGTACCTGAGTGGTTGTCAGACTGAGTGGACATGTTCTCACAGAGGTCCTCTTGGTCCTTGTGGGGTAGGTCTGGGGGTCGACCTATGGGACAGTCCGATGGTCTCTGGAGGTCTATGGGGGAACCTGAGGGAGGGGGTGTGTCGTTCTGAGTGGTggggttatgaggtgtgtgtgagagggcaTGGAAGTGTATGTG contains:
- the LOC115151964 gene encoding claudin-11 isoform X1 is translated as MYLFFHILLGSFISSYFSKFFTDLYFGQLSGSGASFAGWVGIIIATATNDWVRTCDYTVTTCVRMDELGARGLWAECVISPSLYHCVTLNHILTLPAYIQACRALMVCACLMGLPAMGLVLMSMPCVRLGDEIPATKLRHGMVGGALTFIVALCGLVSTIWFPIGAHAEEGLMSFGISLYTGWVGSALCLLGSFMILCCCGDDPSATPQRQQNSYYYSRQAGGADTPINLAATAVVTGNHAKSAHV
- the LOC115151964 gene encoding claudin-11 isoform X2: MAHVCRQLSGSGASFAGWVGIIIATATNDWVRTCDYTVTTCVRMDELGARGLWAECVISPSLYHCVTLNHILTLPAYIQACRALMVCACLMGLPAMGLVLMSMPCVRLGDEIPATKLRHGMVGGALTFIVALCGLVSTIWFPIGAHAEEGLMSFGISLYTGWVGSALCLLGSFMILCCCGDDPSATPQRQQNSYYYSRQAGGADTPINLAATAVVTGNHAKSAHV
- the LOC115151976 gene encoding polyhomeotic-like protein 2 isoform X2, whose amino-acid sequence is MTGIEEKGEERMKIEGEEQRERMEVEEEEPGQKDVMKGEKEVGTTIDQDSLIDPHPNADPATQNHIHFHALSHTPHNPTTQNDTPPPSGSPIDLQRPSDCPIGRPPDLPHKDQEDLCENMSTQSDNHSVLSSLSSQSPPASPCLTPPSDFPPPLLPVSPSHSETLSLSQSRSETLRISEREPWTQRVWPEGGRRVLTHLVEGFVIQEGLQAFPEGVFQNGNTKGAELLPLTDTPEPPEHSSESEQVGVATDDPLTGNRARQRGVLQCESCGKRGHAHSFHRSKRYCSTSCARRLNVGMSKRVRALSAGSQPEGRRSEINKEESVPGKPLLLRLPREIWSAHRRDYEGEEGHAVPITTRLERRAARRARRASEPAMTPSNPIVTSTESTPAQWSVEQVWDFIHTLPGCVEVAEAFRVQEIDGQALLLLTEDHLMTSMNIKLGPALKICAHINTLRHT
- the LOC115151976 gene encoding polyhomeotic-like protein 2 isoform X1, producing MTGIEEKGEERMKIEGEEQRERMEVEEEEPGQKDVMKGEKEVGTTIDQDSLIDPHPNADPATQNHIHFHALSHTPHNPTTQNDTPPPSGSPIDLQRPSDCPIGRPPDLPHKDQEDLCENMSTQSDNHSVLSSLSSQSPPASPCLTPPSDFPPPLLPVSPSHSETLSLSQSRSETLRISEREPWTQRVWPEGGRRVLTHLVEGFVIQEGLQAFPVNRSSLLLGGQEGVFQNGNTKGAELLPLTDTPEPPEHSSESEQVGVATDDPLTGNRARQRGVLQCESCGKRGHAHSFHRSKRYCSTSCARRLNVGMSKRVRALSAGSQPEGRRSEINKEESVPGKPLLLRLPREIWSAHRRDYEGEEGHAVPITTRLERRAARRARRASEPAMTPSNPIVTSTESTPAQWSVEQVWDFIHTLPGCVEVAEAFRVQEIDGQALLLLTEDHLMTSMNIKLGPALKICAHINTLRHT